Genomic window (Candidatus Nitrosocosmicus franklandus):
ACCTGTTAATCCATACTCTTGCTTTATTATTGCTGCAAAATTTAATTTGGTGTTTTTCTTTTCTGGTAGGACAAAACAGCAAAATTACACACTACAATTATTCTTACATTATCCTCGTATCTACATAATGCTTTATCGATCTAATAATTTGTAACTTTGTCATGAAATTGTAAGATGATAGATTGCCAAATTTTTGTCATAATACCACAAAATGTATGTTGTAGATTATAATACGATACATGCAGTTTTATCCATTGGTATGATATAATCAATCTTAAACAATAACTGGCATAAATTATAATGTGTTATTTATAATACTTGCTTGCGATTGATTTGATTGTTATATATTTTAGTATCTTTGGATAAACCATCCAACAATTTATATATATGGATTTATTCTTTCAGAATATGGGTTCTCGTGATGAACTTAGAATTATACAAAAGGATCAGACGCCTAAATTAGCAATTGCAGTCTTAGCAATGATTGCGATAACTAGTATTTACATTGTTGGTTACGATCAAGGACAAATATTTAGCTTGGTTCAGGGAAGTGAAGCATATGATGAAATGTGGATTCATGAATTTACTCATGACATAAGACATGCAGCAGGATTTCCATGTCATTGATGATTGTAAATTAATTTGATATCTTAAAGTAGGTTAATGCATATGAATTCGTACTCTTTTATTTTTATTTCACTTTTTGCAGGAGTTCTAGCTGGGCTAGTATTGGCAAGTATTAATTATTTTGTTGCAGAGCCTTTTATTGATCAAGCCATTGGAATAGAGGTTGAAAATAGCATAGCTGAGGGAAAAGTTATTGATTTTAATGAATTAAATACTTACAGAATATGGCAAAAAGAAGGTACTTTTGCTACAGGTGCACTACTTGGTTTGACATATGGGGCAGTTTTAGGTATCATATATGTCATCTCACGCAAGTACCTCCCCTCATCAGATGATCGAAAGAAATCTCTTGTTTTGGCAGGACTGATGTGTTTGGCCTTATATGTTGTTCCATTCCTGAAATATCCAGCTAATCCTCCTGCTGTGGGAGATCCAGAAACGATTGGATTCAGGGATAGCCTATATACAGCCTTTCAATTGACATCTGGATTAATAGTTGTGGGACTCTGTACCGTGGTGATTAAATTTAGAACGTTCAGTTATCTCAAGTACCTGATCCCCATTTTTTATGTAGGGCTAGTCAGTGTTATATTTTCCATTTTTCCTTCCAATCCCGATGCAATAACAGCACCTATGGACTTGGTCAATTCATTTAGAATGGTCACCTTCGCTACCATGGTAATGTTTTATTTGGTCTTGGGAATAATCTTTGGAATGATGTGGAACAAATATAAACCACATGTAGCAACTCAGATAAATTAGCCCTAATTACCTCATTTTTTATGGGTTGTTCCTCAAGTTTCTTGATACATCTACTACCTCTTCAACTCATTTTATGCTAGGTAATTCAGATATATTCATCTTAGTTAACCATTTTTAATAATTCCTCTAGATTCTATTATTTCTTTTAAATAGGAACAGAAATTTATGTGATTTTATCGAATTGTTTTAAAGTTATATTGATTGATATTATATTTTTGAAAAACAAAAAGCATCAACAACAATATTTCAAATTATGCTAGGTTCGATATGATTCCTCATCTCGTATGTAAATTCCAAAGTTATTATTGAAATAAGAATTAAATGTGCTGTATTCTACGAATGTACCAATATCTTTAAAGTTGTTCAATATATGACTTGAAAGTTATGGTATTTGCTCATGGACTATTGCGATTGATATACTTTTTGATTCATCTTGTTCTGGTAATAGGTATCAATGTAATTTTGATTGTTACCTATGAACGAAGAATATATACACAAGATTTTTCTAATGGGTCATCTTCGACATTTAATAGAGAATCCATCATTCAAATGATGGAAAACAACCTCACAAGTATCGTATCAGGAATAGATTTTAAAGTGCTTAATAATGTAACAGATCCGTCAATAACAATTTCTCCGGTTGATGATACAATATATTTATCATATGCGATAACTGAGAATAATGAAACCAACATCTATCTAGAGATATCGAAAGATAATGGTACTACTTTTAGTAATCCAGTAAGAGTGAATGATAAGATTGGTGACGCAACAATGAATGCCTGGACCAGTACAAAAATTGGACTAAGACCCAATAATGAAGTAAAT
Coding sequences:
- a CDS encoding sialidase family protein, translated to MVFAHGLLRLIYFLIHLVLVIGINVILIVTYERRIYTQDFSNGSSSTFNRESIIQMMENNLTSIVSGIDFKVLNNVTDPSITISPVDDTIYLSYAITENNETNIYLEISKDNGTTFSNPVRVNDKIGDATMNAWTSTKIGLRPNNEVNVLWHAIDDSNKDFAYGTSSLRFAKSTDGGQTFSFVTSPGNNTVTEKAFFDLAVSKNNSVYISYLDSLSNVTDFSISYPSEVKLLRSSDGGNSFENPVTIDKTACDCCKTAA
- a CDS encoding CbtA family protein, which codes for MNSYSFIFISLFAGVLAGLVLASINYFVAEPFIDQAIGIEVENSIAEGKVIDFNELNTYRIWQKEGTFATGALLGLTYGAVLGIIYVISRKYLPSSDDRKKSLVLAGLMCLALYVVPFLKYPANPPAVGDPETIGFRDSLYTAFQLTSGLIVVGLCTVVIKFRTFSYLKYLIPIFYVGLVSVIFSIFPSNPDAITAPMDLVNSFRMVTFATMVMFYLVLGIIFGMMWNKYKPHVATQIN
- a CDS encoding CbtB domain-containing protein, with product MGSRDELRIIQKDQTPKLAIAVLAMIAITSIYIVGYDQGQIFSLVQGSEAYDEMWIHEFTHDIRHAAGFPCH